Within the Hippoglossus stenolepis isolate QCI-W04-F060 chromosome 2, HSTE1.2, whole genome shotgun sequence genome, the region aacacacacaagctaataaacacacaagctaataaacacacaagctaataaacacacacaagctaataaacacacaagcttataaacacacaagcttataaacacacacaagcttataaacacacaagcttataaacacacacaagcttataaacacacaagcttataaacacacaagcttataaacacacacaagcttataaacacacacaagcttatAAACGCACACAagctaataaacacacacaagctaataaacacacacaagcttataaacacacatacacactcacccACTGAACTCAAAAAGTTTATTTCAAAGGTTTTGTAGATGAAGTTAGAATTTGAAGCTGTGCTAATGATGATTGTGATGATGACCtaaataattgtgtgtttgtgttgacaggCCCAGATCAGTGTACCGACCTCTGAACCCTCTGGCTCCGAGCAGAGGTGAGTCAACACCAGCTCTGTCCTTCACAGGGACAcctggtggatggatggagaatAGCACTGAGGTTTAGATGTGCTCCATCTCCAAGGTTCAGAACtcatttagagaactgaacatttagagaactgaacatttagagaactgaacatttagagaactgaacatatagagaactgaacatttagagaactgaacatttagagaactgaacatatagagaactgaacatttagagaactgaacatataGAGAACTGAACATATGGAGAACTGAACATATGgagaactgaacatttagagaactgaacatatagagaactgaacatttagagaactgaacatttagagaactgaacatttggagaactgaacatttagagaactgaacatttagagaactgaacatatggagaactgaacatatagagaactgaacatttagagaactgaacatttggagaactgaacatttagagaactgaacatatggagaactgaacatttagagaactgaacatttagagaactgaacatatagagaactgaacatttagagaactgaacatttggagaactgaacatttagagaactgaacatatggagaactgaacatttagagaactgaacatttagagaactgaacatTCTGTAGTTCACACTCGGAGCTGGCGGTGGTGCTCCTACTTAGTTTGCCTATATTAGATGAATGTTGTGTGGAGGAATTTGTAAAGAAATGATGGCTGACAGAACTTAGCTGCTGCTTTATTAGATTGTTATAAGTTTACGATTTAAGTCTTTATTTCACTCACCTCAGTTTCACTCAGGTTTATATCGCagtgtgaataaagatggacgacatgacatcAAAGTGTTTGTCAgcgatggtttctgtcatttgagctagttctagtgtgtgtgtatgaataacTCGAGCTTCGTTCTCTTTCTGATTTCAGGAGATGACGATGGTGAGTAAGACGACGGACACGtcaaatctatttatttttagttgtgttgtattaaaaaacaataaagtctCTTCTGATATCGCTCATGTTGCAGGAGAAGGTTTCTACAAGTGGCTTGAAGGTAAATACCCCTCATGTTTTTATCCTTCTGCTTGTATATGAATGTATAAATCTGTgagtgtttatttgtatttatatatactttatatactgCTCTGTGTTGACCTGCTGCTACTGTCGACTCTGCCACATGTAGAGCTGCTGTAAATGGCCAATCGATATCCACAACCTTTCAGAACTAAAGAATCAAAGATGTGATGTCTGCTTCTCTGCAGATTTGAATCTCTGCTCACTCTGTTTCTCCAGGTCTGTGTTTAGAAAAGAGAGTTTTTTACCGACTCATCTCCGGCCTCCACAGCAGCATCAACATCCACCTGTGTGCCGAGTACCTGCTGGACGGTACGACCTCTTCCTGTAAACTCGCGCAGAGGTCAAGGTTTTCATGCCAGATATAGATGTTGTAAAAACCCTGTGGGCTGATTCCTTTTTAAATGGACCCAAAGTTCAGTTGGAACCAAAGACAAACATCAGAATTTGGTGGTCGATggtcaaagtcacagtgaaaatgaaaattcactaaaTCCTTGAAGCAAAATCATCGTGTGTTGAACTGTTGTTTGCTGTCGGACTCCTCAGAGGGGTGGGGCCGCTCAGTGTGGGGCCCGAACGTCCAGGAGTTCCGGCGGCGCTTTCCCATGGCCGAGACGAAGGGCGAGGGCACGCGGCGTCTGAAGAACCTCTACTTCCTGTACCTGATAGAGCTGCGGGCGCTGTACAAGGTAGCTCCGTACTTTGAGCGTGCCTTCATCAACCTGTACACGGGAAACTCGCAGGAGGACGGAGCCACCAAagaactgctgctgcaggtctTCAACGAGATCAGGTGACTTGAAACAGATTCCATCTTTAAGTGGAGGAAATGTCAGACGAACAGTTAGTGACCAACAAACTCTCAGATCCTCCCACAGGGTCGAACTGTCCGACTGACACTGAAACGTCTTCACAACAACTACGTATTGTTCTGATCAGTAAACAACAAATCAATGGAAAGGGCTGATATTGATTTAATTAGAACAGATAAAATGTGGAGTAATGTTAAGCCTGGAGTTTCCCACATGTGCATTGATTTGATGTTTGTCTCTTCAGTTATAAGTAAAGTAGGTGATTGTGTCTTCCAGAACGTTCCCGATGCACTTTGACGAGAAGTCCATGTTTGCCGGACACAAAATTGAAGCAAAGATACTGAAGGTGAGAGGCGGTTCCAAAACGTCCTGTTACAGATAATCAAATATTGGATGTAATGTTTTGTTGGAGATATCATCTCTTCTCGTTTGTCTTCCAGGAAGAATTCCGCCTccactttaaaaacatctccagGATCATGGACTGTGTCGGCTGCAGCAAATGTCGAGTGTGGGGGAAACTTCAGGTGAGTCACGTTTACACtctgaggggtggggggggcagtgtCGTGAAATGAACATAGAACACGACTAGGGACGAACTTTATTaactgtgtgtctctctctctctgtctgtctgtctgtctgtctgtctgtctgtctgtctgtctgtctgtctgtctgtctctctctctctctctctctctctctgtctctctctgtctctctctgtctctctctgtgtgtgtctctctgtctctctgtctctctgtctgtctgtctgtctgtctgtctgtctgtctgtctgtctgtctctctctctctctctctctctctctctctctgtctctctctctctctgtgtgtctctctctctctctctctctgtctctgtctctctctctctctctctctctctgtctctctgtctctctctctctctgtctctctctctctgtctctctctctctctgtctctctctctctctctgtctctctctctgtctgtctgtctgtctgtctgtctgtgtgtgtctctctctctctctctctgtctctctctctctctctctctctctctctctctctctctctctctctctctctctctctctctctgtgtctctctgtctctctctctctgtgtctctctgtctctctctctctgtgtctctctctctctcttgtctctctgtctctctctctctgtctgtctctctctctctctctctctctgtgtctctctgtctctctctctgtgtctctctgtctctctctctctgtgtctctctctctctctctgtctctctgtctctctctctctgtctgtctctctctctgtctctctctctctgtctctctgtctctgtctctctctctgtctgtgtgtgtagactgAGGGTCTGGGCACAGCCCTGAAGATCCTCTTCTCGGAGCAGGAGATCCAGAAGCTTCCTGAACACAGTCCGTCTAAAGGCTTCCAGCTGACTCGCCAGGAGATCGTGGCTTTGATCAACGGCTTCTGCAGGTTGGTTCACCGCTCTTTGATCAGTCGTGATCCCCAGAGGATCCACTATGTCTGACTTTACTTCTTCAGGTCAAATGTCTCCCTGTGAAATACCTCAACACGTACTTTATGAACATTCATGTTCCCTCAGGATGAACCACAAACTTACAAGTTAAAATTTGTAAAGTGGAAAAGACAGAGGACGTAATAACAACCTTAACTGTTTATCTAGCGCCATCATTGGGTCAGAATTTGAATTTATAGTTTatgttaaaatacaattataacTAAATACTTATAATATGCTGTGACATGTTGTTCATCTCtgtcgccccctgcaggctgtCCACCAGTATACAACAGCTACGCAGCTTCCGCCTGCTGATGGAGAACAGGTAACAGGAGGTCCACCGCGGCAGTAGGTGGCGCCAGCCCCCAGAGAACTGCAATATTCTGACCTTCAGCTTTTTATACGGACGTCGGGATCAAATCTcagtttccctcctcctcctcctccgaaatgttttttttctttgtcgtCCAGTGAAAAACTGAAGTCTGTTGGTTTCATTAAATTTTTTCTGGGAATGTGATGAAGGGAATAATCGTAATCAGACATCTGGGAGGAAGTGATGTAACAGAGCGAACCCTCTGCAACCAGATGGATGAAGACGATGAAGACGCAGACTTCCTGGACACAGGTTAAACTGTGCTGTCGGAGGGAaacctttctcttcctctgatgacatcacatcctgTTGGATTCTTAAACTCGCTGCTCTGTAACTTCGCTGAAAGACGTCTACACGGACGAAGTTTGTCCAGATGAAACTGctgcctgtttttattttctcttcctccttgctctgtgtgtgtgtgtgtgtgtgtgtgtgtgtgtgtggtgtgtgtgtgtgtgtgtgtgtgtgtgtgtgtgtgtgtgtgtgtgtgtgtgtgtgtgtgtgtgtgtgtgtgtgtgtgtgtgtgtgtgtgtgtgtggtgtgtgtgtgtgtgtgtgtgtgtgtgtgtgtcaaacattCTAGACTACCACTCGATTCCATGGTTAAATAATATAGAATTTATTACCAGTAGAATAAGAAAttagtctctgtctctctctctctttcaataGTCAGATCAGTGGTGTCCATGGAAACGTATTTCGGCCTCAACACTATTTAAAATTTTGAATTGGACGACATGTCTGTGAAGAAACATTAGTTCTCAAAGTATTTATTCACAAACCCAAAATCTTGCTTTTGGGTTTTAGTCTTGTGTTCAGAACTTTTTTCTTCAGAACCGAGAGCAACCAAGTGGTTAAACACGTTAAGTCTGTGAcgacacctgtcaatcaaagcacaaacacaacggCTCGGCCTTCTTTTCAGATGGAAACTGAGACATGGAGGAAAGAGCTGAAGTCTGATCGCGATCTTCGTCTTTCTGGATAATaaattattggtttgtttgctgtgatgataaagtaaaaatagaaaatggacCAAAGAATTTAAAGTTGCCTACATTTaattggttgtttgtttctgatgcTCTGGAagttcatcttttattttattgattccaCGAGTCTCAACATTACAATAAGTTACATCAACACTTaggtaaaacacacatatatatatctccGCTTCTGTTTGGCCTGAATTGCTTTAATGTTCTTTAATGTATCAGAAACCTTTGATTAAAATTTAAGATAAAATCATTTGAATATTCCCTCTTTGTCAGAAATTGAAATTAGTTGTGGaagtttgtttcctgtttcagtATGAGTGTGCAGTTCTCAGATCctcctgcagagggagaagtCTGTTCGTTCCTCCTGTTACTgataaaaacaaggaaacaagaaatgtggaaaacaaagtgaacattttgTTAGAGAATCGTGTCGCCCTCAGTTTGTCAGAACAAACCTCCTCGTGGTCTGAGGcgggtttgtgttttcatgttcatcaataatgtttgtttttgttattatggAATTAAAACATGGATGAATCGGACATTTGTTAATTTTCTTAAtaagatggaaaaaaacatgagctCATTCTAATGAAATGGCTCCAACACATGTTTGAGCTGATTCTCTGAAAACTggatcatttttttattttgtcgaTCGATCACAAGTTAAATGTGAACTTTGATCCTGAGGCTTCAGAAAcaccttgtgtttgtgttgtttgtgtgtttgtgtgtttgtgtgtgtacttcctCCGACATCTGAACCTGAACAAACTTAACCAACTTCATCTTTACACTTTTCATGTCTAATCCAAATCTGTTTGTAAAAAGCAGCGCAGGAGGTTTCTTTAGCTTTAGGATCTTTATGATTATATACagaaatatacacatatatatatttatatatatatatatatagttgcACCATGTTGACGTGTGTACCtgttaattatatttatttgaaaatgggAATAAATATTTCTGGACATCACTCATCTGGTggatcatctttatatacagtcactgatcatctttatatacagtcactgatcatctttatatacagtcactgatcatctttatatacagtcactaatcctctttatatacagtcactgatcatctttatatacagtcactgatcatctttatatacagtcactgatcatctttatatacagtcactgatcatctttatatacagtcagtgatcatctttatatacagtcactgatcatctttatatacagtcactgatcctctttatatacagtcactgatcatctttatatacagtcactgatcatctttatatacagtcactgatgatctttatatacagtcactgatggtctttatatacagtcactgatcatctttatatacagtcactgatcatctttatatacagtcactgatcatctttatatacagtcactgatggtctttatatacagtcactgatggtctttatatacagtcagtgatcatctttatatacagtcactaagcatctttatatacagtcactgatcatctttatatacagtcactgatcatctttatatacagtcactgatggtctttatatacagtcactgatggtctttatatacagtcactgatcatctttatatacagtcactgatgatctttatatacagtcactgatctttatatacagtcactgatcatctttatatacagtcactgatcatctttatatacagtcactgatggtctttatatacagtcactgatggtctttatatacagtcactgatggtctttatatacagtcactgatggtctttatatacagtcactgatcatctttatatacagtcactgatcatctttatatacagtcactgatcgtctttatatacagtcactgatggtctttatatacagtcactgatggtctttatatacagtcactgatggtctttatatacagtcactgatgatctttatatacagtcactgatggtctttatatacagtcactgatcatctttatatacagtcactgatggtctttatatacagtcactgatggtctttatatacagtcactgatcatctttatatacaatcactgatcctctttatatacagtcactgatggtctttatatacagtcactgatctttatatacagtcactgatcatctttatatacaatcactgatcctctttatatacagtcactgatcatctttatatacagtcactgatggtctttatatacagtcactgatcatctttatatacagtcactgatggtctttatatacagtcactgatctttatatacagtcactgatcatctttatatacaatcactgatcctctttatatacagtcactgatcatctttatatacagtcactgatcatctttatatacagtcactgatctttatatacagtcactgatggtctttatatacagtcactgatctttatatacagtcactgatcatctttatatacagtcactgatcatctttatatacagtcactgatggtctttatatacagtcactgatcatctttatatacagtcactgattgtctttatatacagtcactgatcatctttatatacagtcactgatgatctttatatacagtcactgatgatctttatatacagtcactgatggtctttatatacagtcactgatggtctttatatacagtcactgatgatctttatatacagtcactgatggtctttatatacagtcactgatggtctttatatacagtcactgatcatctttatatacagtcactgatggtctttatatacagtcactgatcatctttatatacagtcactgatggtctttatatacagtcactgatgatctttatatacagtcactgatcatctttatatacagtcactgatggtctttatatacagtcactgatggtctttatatacagtcactgatcatctttatatacagtcactgatggtctttatatacagtcactgatggtctttatatacagtcactgatcatctttatatacagtcactgatggtctttatatacagtcactgatgatctttatatacagtcactgatggtctttatat harbors:
- the ero1b gene encoding ERO1-like protein beta isoform X2 — encoded protein: MLRAVGLLLTGLVLAGLLRSELTGVLDDCFCDVESIDVFNNFKIYPRIKKLTERDYFRYYRVNLRRPCPFWPDDGQCSIKDCHVEPCPESKIPIGIKSGNYNKYSQAANTISDMTECEQAIELGAINSTLSNQSKEAFADWARHDDAQDQFCELDDETSPDAEYVDLLLNPERFTGYKGPSAWRVWNSIYEENCFKPRSVYRPLNPLAPSRGDDDGEGFYKWLEGLCLEKRVFYRLISGLHSSINIHLCAEYLLDEGWGRSVWGPNVQEFRRRFPMAETKGEGTRRLKNLYFLYLIELRALYKVAPYFERAFINLYTGNSQEDGATKELLLQVFNEIRTFPMHFDEKSMFAGHKIEAKILKEEFRLHFKNISRIMDCVGCSKCRVWGKLQTEGLGTALKILFSEQEIQKLPEHSPSKGFQLTRQEIVALINGFCRLSTSIQQLRSFRLLMENR
- the ero1b gene encoding ERO1-like protein beta isoform X1, yielding MWRVTLPALGVLLLAWFYGNLVLCWFQHNNVETPTQREEHRSGAADSPEQSCFCHLTGVLDDCFCDVESIDVFNNFKIYPRIKKLTERDYFRYYRVNLRRPCPFWPDDGQCSIKDCHVEPCPESKIPIGIKSGNYNKYSQAANTISDMTECEQAIELGAINSTLSNQSKEAFADWARHDDAQDQFCELDDETSPDAEYVDLLLNPERFTGYKGPSAWRVWNSIYEENCFKPRSVYRPLNPLAPSRGDDDGEGFYKWLEGLCLEKRVFYRLISGLHSSINIHLCAEYLLDEGWGRSVWGPNVQEFRRRFPMAETKGEGTRRLKNLYFLYLIELRALYKVAPYFERAFINLYTGNSQEDGATKELLLQVFNEIRTFPMHFDEKSMFAGHKIEAKILKEEFRLHFKNISRIMDCVGCSKCRVWGKLQTEGLGTALKILFSEQEIQKLPEHSPSKGFQLTRQEIVALINGFCRLSTSIQQLRSFRLLMENR